The following coding sequences are from one Nicotiana tomentosiformis chromosome 3, ASM39032v3, whole genome shotgun sequence window:
- the LOC104085048 gene encoding homeobox-leucine zipper protein HDG11-like yields MEYGSGGGGGGGGTSSGGDDPRDAAERRKKRYHRHTANQIQRLEAIFKECPHPDEKTRLQLSRDLGLAPRQIKFWFQNRRTQMKAQHERADNCALRAENDKIRCENIAIREALKNVICPSCPPVTEDSYFDEQKLRIENMQLKEELDKVSSIAAKYIGRPISQLPPVQPIHLSSLDLSMSSFVGHGPNSLDLDLDLLPGSSLTIPSLAFCSLNLSDMDKSLMADIAGNAMEELIRLVQTNEPLWMKSAIDGKDVLNFQNYDRIFPRANSHLKNHNVRIEASRDSGVVIMNGLALVDMFMDANKWQEFFPTIVSKARTLEVISSGVMGSRTSTLQLMYEELQVLSPLVPTRQLYFLRFCQQIEQSSWAIVDVSYDITQENLYSSTSCKVHRLPSGCLIQDMPNGYSKVTWVEHVEVEEKGIIHRLCRDLIHSGLAFGAERWVGTLQRVCEKYACLMVNSNPTHDLGGVIPSPEGKRSMMKLAKRMVSNFCASINPSNGHQWNTISGLNEFEVRATLQKSTDPGQPNGVIISAATTIWLPVPPQNVFNFFRDERNRPQWDVLSNQNPVQEVAHIANGSHPGNCISVLRAYNTSQNNMLILQESCIDSSGALVVYSPVDVPAINIAMSGEDPTYIPLLPSGFTISPDGHQLDQDAASCSSSSNASTIGGRSGGSLITVVFQILVSSLPSAKMSPESVNTVNNLIGSTVHQIKAALNCSTS; encoded by the exons ATGGAGTACGGCAGcggaggtggtggtggtggtggtggcacCAGCAGCGGCGGCGATGATCCCCGCGACGCCGCCGAGCGGAGGAAGAAACGTTATCATCGTCACACTGCTAATCAAATTCAAAGGCTTGAAGC TATTTTCAAAGAATGTCCTCATCCAGACGAGAAGACACGATTGCAGTTAAGCAGAGATTTAGGCTTAGCTCCTCGTCAGATTAAGTTTTGGTTCCAAAATAGGAGGACTCAAATGAAG GCTCAACATGAGAGAGCAGACAATTGTGCACTTAGAGCAGAAAATGATAAAATTCGATGTGAAAATATAGCAATCAGAGAAGCCCTCAAGAATGTGATTTGCCCATCATGTCCTCCTGTTACTGAAGATTCATATTTCGATGAGCAAAAGTTGAGAATAGAAAACATGCAATTAAAAGAAGAG CTTGATAAAGTATCCAGTATTGCTGCTAAATATATAGGGAGGCCTATTTCACAACTCCCACCAGTGCAACCTATTCATCTATCTTCACTAGATTTGTCTATGTCTAGTTTTGTTGGCCATGGCCCTAATTCCCTTGATCTTGATCTCGATCTTCTCCCTGGAAGTTCGTTGACTATTCCCAGTTTGGCCTTCTGTTCATTGAATTTATCGGACATGGATAAGTCCCTTATGGCTGATATTGCTGGGAATGCAATGGAGGAACTCATTAGATTGGTGCAAACCAATGAACCTTTGTGGATGAAGTCCGCTATCGATGGAAAAGATGTACTTAATTTCCAGAACTATGATCGAATTTTTCCAAGGGCTAATAGTCATTTGAAAAATCACAATGTTCGGATTGAGGCTTCCAGGGATTCAGGTGTTGTTATTATGAATGGATTAGCATTAGTTGACATGTTTATGGACGCG AATAAATGGCAGGAATTCTTTCCTACAATTGTTTCAAAGGCAAGAACGCTTGAAGTAATATCATCTGGTGTGATGGGAAGCCGAACTAGTACATTGCAATTG ATGTATGAAGAATTGCAGGTGCTTTCACCATTGGTTCCAACGCGACAATTGTATTTCCTGAGGTTTTGCCAGCAGATTGAGCAAAGCTCGTGGGCAATAGTCGATGTTTCTTATGATATAACTCAAGAAAATCTTTATTCTTCCACTTCTTGCAAGGTTCATAGGCTTCCATCAGGGTGCTTGATTCAAGATATGCCCAATGGTTATTCCAAG GTTACTTGGGTGGAACATGTAGAAGTGGAAGAGAAAGGTATAATTCATAGGCTATGTAGAGATCTTATACACAGTGGATTGGCATTTGGAGCAGAGAGATGGGTTGGCACTCTTCAAAGAGTTTGTGAAAAATATGCTTGTCTCATGGTTAATAGCAATCCTACTCATGACCTTGGTGGAG TAATTCCATCGCCCGAAGGGAAGAGGAGCATGATGAAACTGGCAAAAAGAATGGTGAGCAATTTCTGTGCCAGCATAAATCCATCTAATGGACATCAATGGAACACAATTTCTGGATTGAATGAGTTTGAAGTCAGAGCTACCCTTCAAAAGAGCACCGACCCTGGCCAGCCTAATGGTGTAATCATTAGTGCAGCCACCACCATTTGGCTGCCAGTTCCTCCACAAAATGTCTTCAATTTCTTCAGGGATGAACGGAATCGACCCCAG TGGGATGTTCTTTCCAACCAAAATCCAGTGCAAGAAGTAGCTCATATTGCGAATGGCTCTCATCCAGGGAACTGCATTTCTGTGCTGCGG GCCTATAACACTAGCCAGAACAACATGTTAATACTTCAAGAAAGTTGCATAGACTCATCAGGGGCACTAGTAGTGTATAGCCCAGTGGATGTACCGGCTATCAACATAGCGATGAGCGGTGAGGACCCCACGTATATCCCGTTGCTACCATCGGGGTTCACGATATCGCCAGATGGCCATCAACTAGACCAAGATGCAGCATCATGCAGCAGCAGCTCAAATGCAAGTACTATAGGAGGCAGGTCAGGGGGTTCACTTATAACAGTAGTGTTCCAAATTCTAGTAAGCAGCTTGCCATCAGCTAAAATGAGCCCTGAATCAGTAAACACTGTGAATAACCTTATAGGCAGCACTGTTCACCAAATTAAAGCTGCCTTGAATTGCTCCACTTCTTGA